The genomic stretch GTTTCCACGAACTTATTCGCTGATATTTCTTCTCGAGGAACATTTGCACtgagcaaacacaacaacaacagctcgATGTGCTTGGAGAGCTGCTGTCGATATCCATCCCTTTGTATGGGCACGCACATAAATCATAAATCGACCAGACGAGTTTggagtgaaaaacaacaactctgcTGCTCAGTCTCTGAGAAAATAGATTTATTATTCCAACAAGTGACATATACACAGTGGGGTTTGCGGTTCTAATCATCAGAAGGAATATAATGATCTCTAATAATCATTTACAGacatatttattatcatcacaCAGATTCAGAAAGCAGACGACATCAGTGATTCCCATTTAtcttatattcaaatatatataatttactGTACAGACATAAAGAGCTGAAGGCAGAGGAGACGCCCACTGAGGCACTTGTCATTCAAATTACATTCACTTAAATCAGTTTGTACTAAAATAACACGTCAACACAACAAGTGGggtgaacttttctttttcatcagaGGCTCGTTTATCAGattgaatttgacattttaatccgaaagtaaattgaaaatatattcaaatgGGCTGTTGAAGGTAAAATTGAAAGTAAAAGGGATGACGTAGTTAAAGGAGATGAGTCATTTACTCATGAAGACAGAGACATGTCCAAAGTCCACGAAGCTGACACCACACcaataaaagacaaatgacTTTGGCTGGAAATCATTCTTAAAAGTATTCGTTCGTTTTACCAGTTAAAGCAGATGAAAAAATGTGCAATTTAATGTCAGATATTAAGAAAAGCAAGGCGGCGACACATCGCTTTGgctggaaacagaaaaataacacagGGAAAATGATCAAaccctgtttttattcatcctgCGTAATTAGCAGATTAACTGTAACCAGACATAGGTCGTTCTAAAGTGACTGAAAATTACTGCAATCACTGGTCGGATGAAGTGCTTGTTccaaaattacatattttacctcaacaaatataaattaacaCCATTTCTGAGCAGTTTAATCACAACAATCTATTATTATCAGGCCTCCTCCATCAAGCAGTTACAGAGGCATTAGACCGTTGGACTGACTCCCACCACTTTAAGCTTATTTCAGCATCAGCGTTAAAAAAATTACACATCCTGTTCATCGCAAGTAGGATTTTAGTTTGAGAAAAAGTAAAGTAGTGAGTGTGACCGCGACGCGTTCACTTCCCCAGCCTCTTGGCCACGTCCTTGTAGGCGAGCTCGATTTCCACATCAGCAGCGCACGTGTTGGTGAACTCATCTCGGCTGTAGGCGTTGCCGAGGTAACGCCACACCCCTCTGAAATCTGACGGGATGTCGTAGTTCCGGTACTTCTTCGCAACCACCTgcgataaaaagaaaataccgTTCAGTTAACACATTCACTATTGAGTTCAGAGAAACGCAACCAATCAGACGCTGGTTACCTTGACGACATGGAGCTTGGGCAAAAGGTTGCAGTCCGCCAGCGTCAGCTCCTCCCCGTCCAGGTATTTGCGAGTGGATTCCCCTTTGCCGCTGCGGCGTCCTGTCTCATCCTCATCAGGAAGTGGACTCAGCAGATACTCGTCCAGCTTCGCCAGGACCTTGTCCAGACTCTTCTCTAAGTCTGAGGCAGACAGAAACACGTGtccaggtcaaaggtcattaaAGCCCGTAAACCAGTGCTTTTGATTGGATTGTGTATAGCAGTCTTACCCCTGTGCTTATCCGGCCTGGTGTTTTTCACATAAGCGGAGAACCTGGAGAACACGTCGCTTCCTGCCATGTTGGACTCGCGGTTCTTTGCTGCGAGTTTGGGATACCTAAGAAAAAAGGCCGTTAGTTCTCATGTTGGTACTTTATTCCCCCGATTGTCGCGTGCTTGTGCGTGACACCTACTTCGGTGGCACCAGCTCGGCCTCCAGGTACTCCTCTATTTTGTTGACGTCGGTGAGCACCTCCCCCTGGAAGGTGAGGAAGGGCGGGTGTGTCCCCGGGGCCAGGTTGTGGAGGTCGGCTGGTTTCCTTATCAAGAAGGGAATCACTTTACAACCTTGTCCTTACATAGTGCGATGAATCACTTCAGTACGAGTGCTGTCAGGACACAAAtgattctcctctctctctctctgtggtggctcactgctgcttcacatacaatttaaagtgttttttaaatgtgaccctTTAAGAGATTGCTCATTGAACTTTGGTGTATTTCTAAAAGCAGCACTCAGAGAAGGAGCGTAACAAAATACATGTCTTAAAGctataaaatacttttaaatgatttgcTGTTTTACTGGAAGGTGCCGTAATTTATGAAGTGAAAATTCCTCAAACAAACTATTACACATGTTTACAAAGGAAAATACACATATACTCTATGTTAAGagggatttattttaattatatacaaacatgacaaaattgtaattttaaattTGGATAAGCAggaaatttgacatttaaaaccGCCAATGTAACTTatacttattattttctttaaaccCAAATCAACCGATTCTGTGGATTGCTGTAGATTCAGGTTGAAGAACTTTCTCGTAGTcatatttgattcatttttaatatagaAACAGATTTTAGCAGCTATAATGGACGTTTATTTTGAAACGATAATTCAAATGCAATAATTTTACAAATGTCAGGAGACGTAGTTGGGGTTTGGGTTGAAGCGAGGGTCGAATAGGACTGAATAAAACTACAGCTGATATT from Hippoglossus stenolepis isolate QCI-W04-F060 chromosome 24, HSTE1.2, whole genome shotgun sequence encodes the following:
- the clic5a gene encoding chloride intracellular channel protein 5a, giving the protein MTDTAAEEDKDPDIELFVKAGQDGESIGNCPFSQRLFMILWLKGVVFNVTTVDLKRKPADLHNLAPGTHPPFLTFQGEVLTDVNKIEEYLEAELVPPKYPKLAAKNRESNMAGSDVFSRFSAYVKNTRPDKHRDLEKSLDKVLAKLDEYLLSPLPDEDETGRRSGKGESTRKYLDGEELTLADCNLLPKLHVVKVVAKKYRNYDIPSDFRGVWRYLGNAYSRDEFTNTCAADVEIELAYKDVAKRLGK